The window CCACCGTGCTGCGCATGTCCGGCGCCACCACCGAGGGCGCCGGCCCCGTCGATCTCGAACTGCGCGCCGGGGAAGTCCTCGGCATGGTCGGCCTCACCGGAGCCGGACACATGCACCTCGGCCGCGCCCTCGCCGGCTCCCGGCCCCTCACCGGCGGCCAGGTGCTCCTGGACGGCAGGCCCTACCGCCCCGGCTCGGTCTCCGCCGCCGTCGACGCGGGCATCGGCTTCGTCACCAGCAACCGCCAGGAGGAGGGCTGCGCCCTCGAACTCTCCGTCCGCGAGAACTTCCTGGCCAACCCCCGGGCGGACGCCCGCTCCCCGTGGCGCTGGATCAGCCCCAAGCGGGAACGCGCCCAGGCCAGGTCACTCGTCGAGCGGTTCGGCGTACGACCCGGCGATCCCGAGGCCCCCATCGCCACCCTCTCCGGCGGCAACCAGCAGAAAATCATGATCGGCCGCTGGCTGCGCCTGAGCCGCCGCGTGGTGATCCTCGAGGAACCGACCGCCGGAGTCGACGTCGGCGCCAAGGCCGAGATCTACCGCCTCCTCGACGACGCCCTCGCCGAAGGACTCGCCGTCCTGCTCATCTCCACCGACTTCGAGGAAGTCGCCGACGTCTGCCACCGCGCCCTGGTCTTCGTCCGGGGGGTGGTCACGGCCGAACTGTCCGGCGCAGCCCTCACCGTCACCGAACTCACCCACGCCGCGTCGGCCATGCCGGCGCTGACCGGAACGGGCAACCACTGATGGCCACCGAGACCACATCCTCCCGCCGCGATCAGGGAACCACGACCGGCAGCGACCCCGACAGGAGCAAGCGCACGAACACCACACCCCGTGCCCGCCGGTCCAGCGGCAGCCGCGCGCGCGGCCATCTGATCGGCACCTACGGTCTGCTCACCCTCACCGTCCTGCTCTTCCTCGTCTTCTCCTTCGCCCTGCCGGACACGTTCCCCACTCTCGACAACATCTCCTCGATCCTGTCCAACCAGTCGATCCCGGCCATGCTCGCCCTCGGCGCGATGATCCCCATCGTCACCGGCAAGTTCGACCTCTCCGTCGGCTACGGCCTCGGCCTCGCCCATGTGCTGACGATGCAGCTCATCGTCAACAACGGCTGGGCCTGGCCCATGGCCTGCCTGGTCGTCGTCATCGGCGGCGGCATCATCGGCGTGTTCAACGGACTGCTCGTCGAGTTCGCCAAGATCGACTCCTTCATCGCCACCCTCGGCACCGGCAGCGTGCTGTACGCCTGCACCGGCTGGATCACCGACGGCGCCCGCATCGTCCCCGGCCCGCAGGGACTGCCCCCGGCCTTCACCGACCTGTACGACTCCAAACTCCTCGGCCTGCCCGTCCCCGCCTTCTACGTCCTCGGCCTCGCCGTCATCCTCTGGCTGCTCCTGGAGCGGCTGCCGCTCGGCCGCTACCTGTACGTCATCGGCTCCAACGCCCGAGCCGCCGACCTGGTCGGCATCCCCACCCGGCGCTACGGCATCTACGCCTTCGCCGGCTCCGGGCTCGTGGTCGGCTGCGCGGGCGTCCTGCTCGCCGCCCAGCAGCAGATCGGCAACCCCAGCGTCGGTATGGACTACCTGCTGCCCGCCTTCGTCGGCGCCCTGCTCGGCTCCACCGCCATCAGGCCCGGCCGCGCCAACGCCGCCGGTACGGTCGTCGCCGTCGCCATCCTCGCCATCGGCCTCGCCGGCATCCAGCAGATGGGGGCCGAATTCTGGGCCACCTCCCTGTTCAACGGCGGCACCCTCCTCCTCGCCGTCGGCCTGGCCGGCTACTCCGCCCGCCGCAGGCTGCGCGCCGGCGCCAACGCCACCCGGACGTCACTGTCCGAGCCGTCGCCGTCCGCCGCACCGACCGCCTCCGTGCGGACATCCCTCGCCTCCGCGGAATCCACACCCCCGCCACCGGCCGCGACACCGGAGTGATCCGTACCGCCGCCCCCTCTCACGTCGAGGCGGCCGACCCCACCTCCATCCCCTCGATACACCCCCCGCTGCCGTCCTCCCCTCCCCGTACGCCATTCAAGGAGCCGTCCGTGTCGCACCACCACACCCGCCAGGCGACCCTGAGAACCGTGGCCGCCCTCGCCGTGGTCACCGCCTTCGCCGCAGGCTGCACCCGAGGATCCCAGTCCGGCACCGCCGGCACCGCGGCCGACACCAAGGGCGGCTGCCCCGCCGTCCTCGCCAAGGCCAAGGCAGCGGTCAAGGCGGCCGAGGACGTCAACGCTCCCTGGGACGGCCCCACCACCGGTCCCAAGGCGGTCGCCGGCAAGACCATCGTCTACGTCGCCCAGAGCATGACCAACCCGGGAGTGGCCGGCGCCGCCGAAGGGGCCAAGGAGGCCGCCAAGGCCATCGGCTGGAAGATACGGATCATCGACGGCCAGGGCACCCCGGCCGGCATCCAGGCCGCACTCAGCCAGGCCGTCGCCGTCAAGCCCGACGGCATCGTGCTCTCCGGCTTCGACCCCAAGTCGACCGCCCAGCAGGTCGCCCAGGCCGACACCGCCGGTATCCCGCTCATCGGCTGGCACGCCGTGGACGCCCCCGGCCCCAGCAAGGACCCCAAGCTCTTCAGCAACATCACCACCAAGGTGGAGGACGTCGCCAAGATCAGCGCCGACTGGATCATCGGTCAGTCCAACGGCCGGGCCGGCGTGGTGGTCTTCACCGACGCCTCCATTCCCTTCGCCAAGGGCAAGTCGGACCTGATCGAGAAGGAACTCGCCACCTGCTCCGACGTCAAGGTACTGACGACGTCCAACATCCCCATCGCCGACGCCAGCAGCCGCACCCCCCAGGAGGTGTCCGCGCTGCTGTCCCGCTTCGGCGCCAAGTGGACCAGCTCGGTCGCCATCAACGACCTCTACTTCGCCGACGCCGCCCCGGCCCTGCGCGCGGCCGGGAAGAAGGGCAACGGGGCTCCCTTCAACATCGGCGCGGGCGACGGCGACCCGTCCGCCTTCCAGCGCATCAACAGCAAGCAGTTCCAGACGGCGACGGTGCCCGAGCCGCTGACCGAGCAGGGCTGGCAGATGGTCGACGAGTTCAACCGCGCCTTCGCCGGCAAGCCCGCCAGCGGCTACGTCGCCCCGGTCCACATCACGACGGCCGACAACAGCGGCGGCAAGTCGTCCTGGGACCCCAGCGGGTACCGCGAGGCCTACCGGAAGGTCTGGGGGAAGTAACCCGGCCGACCCGAGCCGACCACACGCCACCCTTCCCGCTCGCCCCGGCGGGAAGGGCGGCGTCGTGCTCGTGTCCTTCCCCGCCCTGCCCTCCGCCTCGCACACCCAGGAGTTCGCTCGTGCACCCGTCCCCGCCCGTGGACGCATCCCGCCCTGCCTCCGTCACCCCCTCCGTCACAGACCTCGCGTGGACCGAATTGGACCAGCGGGCCGTCGACACCGCCCGGATCCTGGCCGCCGACGCCGTCCAGAAGGTCGGCAACGGCCATCCGGGGACGGCGATGAGCCTTGCGCCCGCCGCGTACACCCTTTTCCAGGGAGAGCGTTCTGCCGCCGTCCGTCAAGGCGCGTGTCGCGGTCGAGGCCGGTATCGGACTGACCTGGCACAAGTACGTCGGTGACGCCGGCCGCATCGTTTCGCTGGAGCACTTCGGCGCTTCGGCCGACGGCAAGGTCCTCTTCCAGGAGTTCGGCTTCACCGCGCAGAACGTGGCCGCGGTCGCGCAGGAATCACTCGGGTCCGAGACACCGAGAGGCACGCCTCGCGTGACTGATGATCCGCTGGAGCGACTGTCCGGCGAAGGCG is drawn from Streptomyces bottropensis ATCC 25435 and contains these coding sequences:
- a CDS encoding substrate-binding domain-containing protein codes for the protein MAALAVVTAFAAGCTRGSQSGTAGTAADTKGGCPAVLAKAKAAVKAAEDVNAPWDGPTTGPKAVAGKTIVYVAQSMTNPGVAGAAEGAKEAAKAIGWKIRIIDGQGTPAGIQAALSQAVAVKPDGIVLSGFDPKSTAQQVAQADTAGIPLIGWHAVDAPGPSKDPKLFSNITTKVEDVAKISADWIIGQSNGRAGVVVFTDASIPFAKGKSDLIEKELATCSDVKVLTTSNIPIADASSRTPQEVSALLSRFGAKWTSSVAINDLYFADAAPALRAAGKKGNGAPFNIGAGDGDPSAFQRINSKQFQTATVPEPLTEQGWQMVDEFNRAFAGKPASGYVAPVHITTADNSGGKSSWDPSGYREAYRKVWGK
- a CDS encoding ABC transporter permease, whose protein sequence is MATETTSSRRDQGTTTGSDPDRSKRTNTTPRARRSSGSRARGHLIGTYGLLTLTVLLFLVFSFALPDTFPTLDNISSILSNQSIPAMLALGAMIPIVTGKFDLSVGYGLGLAHVLTMQLIVNNGWAWPMACLVVVIGGGIIGVFNGLLVEFAKIDSFIATLGTGSVLYACTGWITDGARIVPGPQGLPPAFTDLYDSKLLGLPVPAFYVLGLAVILWLLLERLPLGRYLYVIGSNARAADLVGIPTRRYGIYAFAGSGLVVGCAGVLLAAQQQIGNPSVGMDYLLPAFVGALLGSTAIRPGRANAAGTVVAVAILAIGLAGIQQMGAEFWATSLFNGGTLLLAVGLAGYSARRRLRAGANATRTSLSEPSPSAAPTASVRTSLASAESTPPPPAATPE